One Polaribacter sp. SA4-12 genomic window carries:
- a CDS encoding helix-turn-helix domain-containing protein, which yields MKNSIKLKYYPTFITIFLLIYSINLSSQTKDSLSTLNFDELADKYYEYKFTDSIKSKAYAHAIFNKSIREKDTINAIDGKYFLSEVYKKYSIYINYLDSIILLTKTKPNKMFPAFSYMEKGLFYFHKEIKTKSLKNWILALKHTNLNPNDSLKYIIKKNIGSLNFSNKEFSKTKELYLECLSYYEKNNNKIDYYNYFSLLFNTSKVYLNLNDIDSTIIYNDKALHYASKMKDSIFIGFCLNRKGDIEYLSKNFQKAIEKSTSSLPYIVKDENYRVLFKTYNLIAKSFSKLNDSKNSLKYNFLIDSLYNKTHITHKSQLSSYTYLMNHYKEENDLKNQLKYIEKYLKTDSILNSRNNNILKIYSEEYYKPKLIAEKEAIITELKGNISVFKKTKTYLIFFSIVAILFSFYQYNKRKVQKKNFNKVISDLKNKKTALPIINENKIESNNISKEVTKDILSKLISFEKSEGFTNSSITLSILAKELNTNSNYLSKIINQYKGINFSTYLNKLRINYTLSLLEENEVIRKYTIAAIATEVGFKSTESFSKAFFKETKLKPSFYIKELENRKVA from the coding sequence GTGAAAAATTCTATAAAATTGAAATATTACCCTACTTTTATTACTATTTTTTTATTAATTTATTCGATAAATCTTTCAAGTCAAACAAAAGATTCATTAAGCACACTTAATTTTGATGAATTAGCTGATAAGTATTATGAATATAAATTTACAGATTCTATAAAATCGAAAGCGTATGCACATGCTATTTTTAATAAGTCAATAAGAGAAAAAGATACTATAAATGCTATTGATGGTAAATATTTTTTAAGTGAAGTATATAAAAAATACTCGATTTATATTAACTATCTTGATTCAATAATATTATTAACAAAAACGAAACCTAACAAAATGTTTCCTGCTTTTTCATATATGGAAAAGGGGCTTTTCTATTTTCATAAAGAAATTAAAACTAAATCTTTAAAAAATTGGATTCTTGCTTTAAAACACACTAATTTAAATCCAAATGATAGCTTAAAGTATATCATTAAAAAAAATATTGGATCTTTAAATTTTAGTAATAAAGAGTTTTCAAAAACTAAAGAGTTATATTTAGAATGTTTAAGTTACTATGAAAAAAACAATAACAAAATAGATTATTATAACTACTTCTCTCTGTTATTTAATACTTCTAAAGTATATTTAAATTTAAATGATATTGATTCAACCATAATTTACAATGATAAAGCACTTCATTATGCCTCAAAAATGAAAGACAGCATATTTATAGGATTTTGTTTAAATAGAAAAGGTGATATAGAGTACCTTTCTAAAAATTTTCAAAAAGCTATAGAAAAAAGCACTAGTTCTCTTCCATATATTGTTAAAGATGAGAATTATAGAGTTTTGTTTAAAACATATAATCTAATTGCTAAATCTTTTTCAAAATTAAATGATTCTAAAAATTCCTTGAAATACAATTTTCTAATAGACTCTTTATATAATAAAACTCATATAACACATAAATCTCAATTGAGTAGTTATACTTATTTAATGAATCATTACAAAGAGGAAAATGATTTAAAAAATCAATTAAAATATATTGAAAAATATTTAAAAACTGATAGTATATTAAATAGTAGAAATAATAATATTTTAAAAATTTATTCTGAAGAATATTACAAACCAAAATTAATTGCTGAAAAAGAAGCAATTATTACTGAGCTAAAAGGAAATATTTCTGTTTTTAAAAAAACAAAAACTTATTTAATTTTCTTTTCAATTGTTGCAATTTTATTTTCCTTTTATCAGTATAATAAAAGAAAAGTTCAAAAAAAGAACTTTAATAAAGTTATATCTGATTTAAAAAACAAAAAAACAGCATTACCTATTATAAATGAAAATAAAATTGAAAGTAATAACATATCTAAAGAGGTTACTAAAGACATTTTAAGCAAATTAATTTCTTTTGAAAAATCAGAAGGTTTTACAAATTCTAGTATCACTCTAAGTATATTAGCAAAGGAATTAAACACAAACTCTAATTACTTATCAAAAATAATAAATCAATATAAAGGTATAAACTTCTCTACGTATCTAAATAAGTTAAGAATCAATTATACACTCTCTTTATTAGAAGAAAACGAAGTAATAAGAAAATATACAATTGCTGCAATAGCAACTGAAGTTGGTTTTAAAAGTACAGAATCTTTTTCTAAAGCCTTTTTTAAAGAAACAAAATTGAAACCTTCTTTTTATATAAAAGAATTAGAAAATCGAAAAGTAGCTTAA